From Streptomyces sp. NBC_00775, one genomic window encodes:
- a CDS encoding 3-oxoacyl-ACP reductase: MSLPLEGLTAIVTGAGRGLGRAEALELGRLGAAVVVNDFGQPGRDGSGAASATPAEEVAAEIRAAGGRAVAHTGDVADHEQAGALVELAVTEFGKLDILVNNAGILRDRMVFSMTEDEWDSVVRVHLKGHFNTTHFASVHWRARSKAVDGPVYGRIVNTSSEAFLAGSAGQPNYAAAKGGIVGLTTSTALALAKYGVTANVICPRARTRMTEDVFAGFGQPEEGLDPLAPEHVAPLVGYLASPAAAHVNGQLLVVHGGMVAIVERPRVQEKFDTKQDVFTYDELDALLTPHYAERPKGETFAAVEVLGLKRDQADSPR, from the coding sequence ATGTCACTGCCACTTGAAGGGCTGACCGCGATCGTCACCGGCGCGGGGCGCGGGCTCGGACGGGCCGAGGCGCTGGAACTGGGCCGGCTGGGCGCGGCCGTCGTCGTCAACGACTTCGGGCAGCCCGGGCGGGACGGTTCCGGCGCGGCGTCGGCCACGCCCGCCGAGGAGGTCGCCGCCGAGATCCGCGCGGCGGGCGGCCGGGCCGTCGCCCACACCGGGGACGTCGCCGACCACGAACAGGCCGGCGCACTGGTCGAGTTGGCGGTCACCGAGTTCGGGAAGCTCGACATCCTGGTCAACAACGCGGGCATTCTCCGCGACCGGATGGTCTTCTCGATGACCGAGGACGAGTGGGACTCGGTCGTCCGGGTGCATCTGAAAGGCCACTTCAACACGACCCACTTCGCGTCCGTGCACTGGCGGGCCCGTTCCAAGGCGGTCGACGGGCCCGTGTACGGGCGGATCGTGAACACCTCGTCGGAGGCGTTCCTCGCGGGATCGGCCGGCCAGCCCAACTACGCGGCGGCGAAAGGCGGAATCGTCGGGCTGACGACCTCGACCGCGCTGGCCCTCGCGAAGTACGGCGTGACGGCGAACGTCATCTGCCCGCGCGCCCGGACCCGTATGACCGAGGACGTCTTCGCCGGCTTCGGGCAGCCGGAGGAAGGCCTCGACCCCCTCGCGCCCGAACATGTCGCCCCGCTCGTCGGCTACTTGGCCTCGCCCGCCGCCGCGCACGTCAACGGGCAGCTCCTCGTCGTGCACGGCGGCATGGTCGCGATCGTCGAACGCCCCCGCGTCCAGGAGAAGTTCGACACCAAGCAGGACGTCTTCACGTACGACGAACTGGACGCACTGCTCACCCCGCACTACGCGGAGCGGCCGAAGGGGGAGACGTTCGCGGCGGTGGAGGTGCTCGGGCTCAAGCGGGACCAGGCTGACTCTCCCCGCTGA
- a CDS encoding zinc ribbon domain-containing protein — protein sequence MNAAPADQIRLLDVQALDVRLQQLAHKRRSLPEHAEIESLNKDLTQLRDLLVAATTEESDCAREQTKAEQDVDQVRQRAVRDQKRLDSGAVSSPKDLENLQREITSLAKRQGDLEDVVLEVMERRESAQERVAELTERVSSVQSKIDDATARRGTAFEQLDDEAATVTKERGVIAGVIPADLLKLYDKLREQQGGVGAARLYQRRCEGCRLELNITEVNDVKKASPDTVLRCENCRRILVRTSESGL from the coding sequence CTGAACGCCGCGCCCGCCGACCAGATCCGACTCCTCGACGTCCAGGCCCTCGACGTACGCCTGCAGCAGCTCGCGCACAAGCGGAGGTCGCTCCCCGAGCACGCCGAGATCGAGTCGCTGAACAAGGACCTCACGCAGCTGCGCGACCTGCTCGTCGCCGCGACGACCGAGGAGAGCGACTGCGCCCGCGAGCAGACCAAGGCGGAGCAGGACGTGGACCAGGTGCGCCAGCGCGCCGTCCGCGACCAGAAGCGCCTCGACTCGGGTGCCGTGTCGTCCCCCAAGGACCTGGAGAACCTCCAGCGCGAGATCACCTCCCTCGCCAAGCGCCAGGGCGACCTGGAGGACGTCGTCCTCGAGGTCATGGAGCGCCGCGAGTCCGCCCAGGAGCGGGTCGCCGAGCTGACCGAGCGCGTCTCCTCCGTCCAGTCGAAGATCGACGACGCGACCGCGCGCCGCGGCACCGCCTTCGAGCAGCTCGACGACGAGGCCGCCACCGTGACCAAGGAGCGCGGGGTCATCGCGGGCGTCATCCCCGCCGACCTGCTGAAGCTCTACGACAAGCTGCGCGAGCAGCAGGGCGGCGTCGGCGCGGCCCGGCTCTACCAGCGCCGCTGCGAGGGCTGCCGCCTGGAGCTCAACATCACCGAGGTCAACGACGTGAAGAAGGCTTCCCCCGACACCGTGCTGCGCTGCGAGAACTGCCGCCGCATCCTGGTGCGCACCTCCGAGTCCGGCCTGTAA
- a CDS encoding helix-turn-helix domain-containing protein translates to MTTSTSVTGPPPFARELLRWRTARRVSQLELASRAGTTQRYVSFIERGRSVPGREIVIRLAESLGLTLRERNALLLAAGYAPAFAESPLDAVALKPVREALDSILEGHLPYPAVVAGPRGELVAANEAFDVLAEGAAPELLAPPVNVLRLALHPRGMASRVVNLDAWGQHIVENLRARAVRSPDPLLDALVEELAEYVPASEPGADYLGFAVPLRLRCAEGELRLLTTLTSFATAVDVTLAELHLEAFLPADRETAEILRKRAADRA, encoded by the coding sequence ATGACCACCAGCACCTCCGTGACCGGACCCCCTCCCTTCGCCCGGGAGCTGTTGCGCTGGCGCACCGCGCGCCGGGTCAGTCAGCTGGAGCTCGCCTCGCGGGCGGGGACGACGCAGCGGTACGTCAGTTTCATCGAGCGCGGGCGTTCGGTGCCCGGCAGAGAGATCGTGATCAGGCTCGCCGAGTCGCTCGGCCTGACGCTGCGGGAGCGCAACGCGCTGCTGCTGGCCGCCGGTTACGCGCCCGCGTTCGCCGAGTCGCCGCTCGACGCGGTCGCGCTGAAGCCCGTACGGGAGGCGTTGGACAGCATTCTCGAAGGGCACCTTCCGTATCCGGCGGTGGTGGCGGGGCCGCGGGGTGAACTCGTCGCGGCCAACGAGGCGTTCGACGTGCTCGCGGAGGGAGCCGCTCCCGAGTTGCTCGCACCGCCGGTCAACGTACTGCGGCTGGCGCTGCATCCTCGCGGGATGGCGTCACGGGTGGTGAACCTGGACGCGTGGGGGCAGCACATCGTGGAGAACCTGCGGGCCCGGGCCGTACGCAGCCCCGATCCGCTCCTCGACGCGCTGGTCGAGGAGCTCGCGGAGTACGTGCCGGCCAGCGAGCCCGGCGCGGACTACCTCGGCTTCGCCGTGCCGCTGCGACTGCGGTGCGCGGAGGGCGAGTTGAGGCTGCTCACCACGCTGACGTCGTTCGCGACAGCGGTGGACGTCACGCTCGCCGAGCTCCACTTGGAGGCGTTCCTCCCGGCGGACCGGGAGACCGCGGAGATCCTCCGGAAGCGCGCGGCCGACAGGGCCTAG
- a CDS encoding Nif3-like dinuclear metal center hexameric protein gives MPRLSEVIAALDALWPPERAEGWDAVGTVCGDPDQEVTRVLFAVDPVRDIVDEAVKLGANLLVTHHPLYLRGTTTVAADTFKGRVVHTLIKNDIALHVAHTNADRADPGVSDALAGALDLRVVRPLVPDTTDPEGRRGQGRVCELDHPLTVRELAARAAERLPATAQGIRVAGDPEALVRTVAVSGGSGDSLFDDVRAAGVDAFLTADLRHHPASEARAHSPLALLDAAHWATEWPWCELAAAQLDEISDRKGWGLRVHVSKTVTDPWTAHAASITDTSGAPN, from the coding sequence GTGCCCCGTCTGTCTGAAGTCATCGCCGCGCTCGACGCCCTCTGGCCCCCCGAGAGGGCCGAGGGATGGGATGCGGTCGGCACCGTCTGCGGTGACCCCGACCAGGAGGTCACGCGCGTCCTGTTCGCCGTCGACCCGGTCCGGGACATCGTCGACGAGGCGGTGAAGCTGGGTGCGAACCTGCTGGTCACCCACCATCCGCTCTATCTGCGCGGGACGACGACCGTCGCGGCCGACACCTTCAAGGGCCGGGTCGTGCACACCCTCATCAAGAACGACATCGCGCTGCACGTCGCCCACACCAACGCCGACCGCGCCGACCCGGGGGTCAGCGACGCCCTCGCCGGGGCGCTCGACCTCCGTGTCGTACGGCCGCTCGTGCCGGACACCACCGACCCCGAAGGCCGCCGGGGCCAGGGCCGCGTCTGTGAGCTGGACCACCCGCTGACCGTCCGCGAACTCGCCGCACGCGCCGCCGAGCGGCTGCCCGCCACCGCGCAGGGCATCCGCGTCGCGGGCGACCCCGAGGCGCTCGTACGGACCGTCGCGGTCAGCGGCGGCTCCGGCGACAGCCTCTTCGACGACGTACGCGCCGCCGGCGTGGACGCCTTCCTCACCGCGGACCTGCGCCACCACCCGGCGTCAGAGGCCCGCGCCCACAGTCCTCTCGCACTGCTCGACGCGGCGCACTGGGCCACCGAGTGGCCCTGGTGCGAGCTGGCCGCCGCCCAGCTCGACGAGATCTCCGACCGGAAGGGATGGGGCCTCAGGGTCCACGTCTCCAAGACGGTCACCGACCCCTGGACCGCCCACGCGGCCTCCATCACTGACACATCAGGAGCCCCCAACTGA
- a CDS encoding bifunctional RNase H/acid phosphatase — protein MREFIVEADGGSRGNPGPAGYGSVVIDATTGETLVERAEYIGIATNNVAEYRGLVAGLTAARDLDPTARVRVRMDSKLVVEQMSGRWKIKHPDMKPLAAEASRILPPTQVTYEWIPREQNKHADRLANEAMDAGRRGEQWSPSASTAELDARAARAALKPPASAAPLKGRGELRDQPPLTGTMTSSPRGEAAKSEDDVRAAQNVATPQPTVGWGAAPDMGAPATFVLLRHGETPLTPQKRFSGSGGTDPSLSDVGREQAERAATALAARGTIQAIVASPLTRTRQTAGAVAARLGLDVVIEDGLRETDFGAWEGLTFAEVQERYPDDLKTWLASPKAEPTGGGESFAATARRMATTRDKLIASYAGRTVLLVTHVTPIKTLVRLALGAPPESLFRMELSAASLSAVAYYADGNASVRLFNDTSHLR, from the coding sequence GTGCGGGAGTTCATCGTCGAGGCCGACGGCGGTTCCCGGGGCAACCCGGGGCCCGCGGGCTACGGCTCCGTGGTCATCGACGCGACCACGGGGGAGACGCTGGTGGAGCGCGCCGAGTACATCGGCATCGCCACCAACAATGTCGCGGAGTACCGGGGGCTGGTCGCGGGCCTGACGGCGGCCCGTGACCTCGACCCGACCGCACGCGTCCGGGTCCGCATGGACTCCAAGCTCGTCGTCGAGCAGATGTCCGGCCGCTGGAAGATCAAGCACCCGGACATGAAGCCCCTGGCCGCGGAGGCGTCCCGCATCCTCCCGCCCACCCAGGTCACCTACGAGTGGATCCCCCGCGAGCAGAACAAGCACGCGGACCGCTTGGCCAACGAGGCGATGGACGCGGGGCGGCGGGGAGAACAGTGGTCTCCCTCGGCGTCGACGGCGGAGCTGGACGCGAGGGCGGCGAGGGCAGCCTTGAAGCCGCCGGCTTCGGCAGCGCCCCTTAAGGGGCGCGGGGAACTGCGCGACCAGCCCCCACTCACCGGCACTATGACGTCATCCCCCCGCGGCGAAGCCGCGAAATCAGAAGACGACGTGAGGGCCGCGCAAAACGTGGCCACCCCCCAGCCAACCGTCGGCTGGGGCGCAGCCCCCGACATGGGCGCCCCCGCCACCTTCGTCCTCCTGCGCCACGGCGAAACCCCCCTGACCCCCCAGAAACGCTTCTCCGGCAGCGGCGGCACCGACCCGTCCCTCTCGGACGTGGGCCGAGAACAGGCCGAACGCGCAGCCACCGCCCTCGCCGCCCGCGGCACCATCCAGGCCATCGTGGCCTCACCCCTCACCCGCACCAGGCAAACCGCGGGCGCCGTCGCCGCCCGCCTGGGCCTCGACGTGGTCATCGAGGACGGCCTCCGCGAAACGGACTTCGGTGCCTGGGAAGGCCTCACCTTCGCCGAGGTGCAGGAGCGCTACCCCGACGACCTGAAGACCTGGCTCGCCTCCCCGAAGGCCGAACCGACCGGCGGCGGCGAGAGCTTCGCCGCGACCGCCCGCCGCATGGCGACCACCCGCGACAAACTGATCGCCTCGTACGCGGGCCGCACCGTCCTGCTCGTCACCCACGTCACCCCGATCAAGACCCTCGTACGCCTGGCCCTCGGTGCCCCGCCGGAGTCCCTGTTCCGCATGGAACTGTCGGCGGCGTCCCTCTCGGCGGTGGCGTACTACGCGGACGGCAACGCGAGCGTCCGCCTCTTCAACGACACGTCCCACCTCCGCTGA
- a CDS encoding MaoC/PaaZ C-terminal domain-containing protein, whose amino-acid sequence MPIDAAKAVAAEPRTGEIAWSHKDVQLYHLGLGAGANPDRRSPATDPDELRYTLESRLHVLPSFATVAGAGSPGVISGLSMPGVDVDLAHVLHGGQTIELHRPIPVEGKATATGRIAAVYDKGKAAILVMRTEVADADGPLWTNDAQIFVRGEGGWGGDRGPSTRLEAPTGPPDKTVERPVREDQALLYRLSGDWNPLHADPEFAKLAGFDRPILHGLCTYGMTLKAVVDTVLGGDVSRVRSYTTRFAGVVFPGETLRIRMWRRDGRVQVAVSAVERDDAPVLADTIVEHA is encoded by the coding sequence ATGCCCATTGACGCCGCCAAGGCCGTCGCCGCCGAGCCACGGACCGGGGAGATCGCCTGGAGTCACAAGGACGTCCAGCTCTACCACCTGGGCCTCGGCGCGGGTGCGAATCCCGACAGGCGGAGCCCCGCGACCGACCCCGACGAGCTGCGCTACACCCTCGAATCCAGGCTGCACGTCCTGCCCAGCTTCGCCACCGTCGCGGGCGCGGGCTCACCGGGCGTGATCAGCGGCCTGTCCATGCCCGGCGTCGACGTCGACCTCGCACACGTCCTGCACGGCGGCCAGACCATCGAGCTGCACCGCCCGATCCCCGTCGAGGGCAAGGCGACCGCCACCGGGCGCATCGCCGCCGTGTACGACAAGGGCAAGGCCGCGATCCTCGTGATGCGCACCGAAGTGGCCGACGCCGACGGCCCGTTGTGGACGAACGACGCCCAGATCTTCGTACGGGGAGAAGGCGGCTGGGGCGGCGACCGGGGCCCCTCCACCCGCCTCGAAGCACCGACAGGCCCGCCGGACAAGACCGTCGAGCGCCCGGTTCGCGAGGACCAGGCCCTGCTCTACCGGCTCTCCGGCGACTGGAACCCGCTCCACGCCGACCCCGAGTTCGCCAAGCTCGCCGGGTTCGACCGGCCGATCCTGCACGGGCTGTGCACCTACGGCATGACGCTCAAGGCCGTCGTCGACACGGTGCTCGGCGGTGATGTGTCCCGCGTCCGCTCCTACACCACGCGCTTCGCCGGTGTCGTCTTCCCCGGCGAGACCCTGCGCATCCGGATGTGGCGGCGGGACGGCCGGGTCCAGGTGGCGGTGAGCGCGGTCGAACGGGACGACGCGCCGGTCCTCGCCGACACCATCGTTGAGCACGCCTGA
- a CDS encoding zinc-dependent alcohol dehydrogenase family protein has protein sequence MRAYHLETLGTIDGIVPRESDRPDPGPREILVRVRAVSLNKRDLLIMKGTYPLKAVPDVIPVSDGAGEVVAVGGEVTRFAVGDRVAGTYFPNWVDGRITPALFDQPGATLNGMLTEYARLDQEAAVRVPDHLTWEEAACLPCAGVTAWHSLTGGEPLAPGQTVLTLGTGALSLFVVQFAKMLGAEVIATTSSAVKADRLKALGADHVVNYAENPEWGLAVRELTGGRGADLVVETNGPDTIEQSMRAAALYGHIVLLITGNPRRPGIEISNAAYAASLATIRRVFVGSRAHFESMNRALALHGTRPVIDRVFGFDEVHEALRYYESGVAFGKVVIRVA, from the coding sequence ATGCGCGCCTACCACCTCGAAACGCTGGGCACCATCGACGGCATAGTCCCGCGCGAGTCGGACCGCCCCGACCCCGGCCCCCGCGAGATCCTCGTCCGCGTCCGCGCCGTCTCCCTCAACAAGCGCGACCTGCTGATCATGAAGGGAACCTACCCGCTGAAGGCCGTGCCGGACGTGATCCCGGTGAGCGACGGAGCGGGTGAAGTCGTCGCGGTGGGCGGGGAAGTGACACGGTTCGCGGTCGGCGACCGGGTGGCGGGAACGTACTTCCCGAACTGGGTCGACGGACGGATCACTCCGGCCCTGTTCGACCAGCCGGGCGCCACCCTGAACGGCATGCTCACCGAGTACGCCCGCCTCGACCAGGAGGCCGCCGTACGCGTCCCGGACCATCTGACCTGGGAGGAAGCGGCCTGCCTGCCCTGCGCCGGGGTCACCGCCTGGCACTCCCTGACCGGCGGCGAACCCCTCGCCCCCGGCCAGACCGTGCTGACGCTCGGCACCGGGGCGCTGTCCCTCTTCGTGGTGCAGTTCGCCAAGATGCTGGGCGCCGAGGTCATCGCGACGACGTCGAGCGCCGTCAAGGCGGACCGCCTCAAGGCCCTCGGCGCCGACCACGTCGTCAACTACGCCGAGAACCCCGAATGGGGCCTGGCGGTACGGGAGTTGACCGGTGGCCGTGGCGCCGACCTCGTCGTCGAGACCAACGGCCCCGACACCATCGAGCAGTCGATGCGCGCCGCCGCGCTCTACGGCCACATCGTGCTCCTGATCACCGGCAACCCGCGCAGGCCCGGCATCGAGATCTCCAACGCGGCGTACGCGGCGAGCCTGGCGACCATCCGGCGCGTGTTCGTGGGCAGCCGGGCCCACTTCGAGTCCATGAACAGGGCGTTGGCGCTGCACGGGACGCGCCCCGTCATCGACCGCGTCTTCGGCTTCGACGAGGTGCACGAGGCGCTCCGCTACTACGAAAGCGGCGTGGCCTTCGGCAAGGTCGTCATCCGTGTCGCCTGA
- a CDS encoding Zn-dependent alcohol dehydrogenase, which translates to MRAAVQHEIGQDKLEVHDDVEAVGFGPGRVRVRVRATGLCHSDLSAMSGVLPQPAPFVPGHEGAGEILEVGDGVSHLKPGDRVVVCWLPACGICPACKRGQTELCLAGFMNAGTPNFRRPGGDVFGFAGTGTFAEEVVVDAGCAVPIPDDVPFDIAALIGCGVTTGLGAALNTADVEAGSSVAVIGCGGVGISAIQGARLKGAAEIVAVDPVASRREAALRFGATKAVSPDQLADAKQSVTGGEGFDYVFEVVGKSATARTAYDNTRRGGTLVVVGAGAMDDFLQLNMFELFFDEKRILPSMYGGGDVLRSYERTVALWRAGRIDLEGLITHRVPLAEINEALDQMRTGTALRTCIEI; encoded by the coding sequence ATGCGCGCAGCCGTACAGCACGAGATAGGCCAGGACAAGCTCGAAGTCCACGACGACGTCGAGGCGGTGGGCTTCGGGCCCGGCAGGGTGCGGGTCCGGGTGCGGGCCACCGGGCTGTGCCACTCGGACCTGTCCGCGATGAGCGGCGTACTGCCGCAGCCCGCGCCGTTCGTGCCCGGCCACGAGGGCGCCGGCGAGATCCTCGAAGTCGGCGACGGGGTCAGCCACTTGAAGCCCGGCGACCGGGTCGTCGTCTGCTGGCTGCCGGCCTGCGGCATCTGTCCCGCCTGCAAGCGCGGCCAGACCGAACTGTGCCTGGCCGGCTTCATGAACGCGGGCACACCCAACTTCAGGCGCCCCGGCGGAGACGTCTTCGGCTTCGCGGGCACGGGCACCTTCGCTGAGGAAGTCGTGGTCGACGCCGGCTGCGCGGTCCCCATCCCCGACGACGTGCCCTTCGACATCGCGGCCCTGATCGGCTGCGGGGTGACGACCGGACTGGGCGCCGCGCTCAACACCGCCGACGTGGAAGCCGGTTCGTCGGTCGCCGTCATCGGCTGCGGAGGCGTCGGCATCTCCGCGATCCAGGGCGCCCGGCTCAAGGGCGCCGCCGAGATCGTCGCCGTCGACCCGGTCGCCTCACGCCGCGAGGCCGCGCTCAGGTTCGGCGCCACGAAGGCGGTCTCACCGGACCAACTCGCCGACGCCAAGCAGTCGGTGACCGGCGGCGAGGGCTTCGACTACGTCTTCGAGGTCGTCGGCAAGTCCGCCACCGCCCGCACGGCGTACGACAACACCCGGCGCGGCGGCACGCTCGTCGTCGTCGGCGCGGGCGCCATGGACGACTTCCTCCAGCTCAACATGTTCGAGCTGTTCTTCGACGAGAAGCGGATCCTGCCCTCGATGTACGGCGGCGGAGACGTCCTGCGGTCGTACGAGCGGACCGTCGCCCTGTGGCGGGCTGGCCGCATCGACCTGGAGGGCCTGATCACCCACCGGGTGCCGCTCGCCGAGATCAACGAGGCCCTCGACCAGATGCGTACGGGCACCGCCCTGCGTACCTGCATCGAGATCTGA